A region of the Vigna unguiculata cultivar IT97K-499-35 chromosome 9, ASM411807v1, whole genome shotgun sequence genome:
gtTTACTTACAACTAGATGATACAACTTGCATGTTCATTCAAATCTAAATTATTGCAAGGTGTTAACTTTCATGTGAATCCAATAATAGCTCAGTACTTACAATTACCATGAGCTTGCAATTTCATTAGTCCCAGTGCCAAGTTATTTGCTATAGAAATGTTCAACTAATGCTTTCTCTGTGTAGCACATGCTGGAGCATCAAAGTTGGGGTATACAATAAATGCAATGGACAAAGGAGTAATGTATATTGGAGATCTCACATTACTACTCACTGGATCCAACCTTGGAAGATCTCCTTCATCTGTTAACTCCAGTGGAATACCATTAAGAACCATGGTTTGGCTTTTGAGATAACCATCTTTTGGAGTTAAGTGGTACTCTTCCCTAAATGTGACCTCTGACCCTTTTGTTCCTACCCAAGAAAATGTCTTCTTCAGTTTATCAAAGAATGAGTTTTCCTTATGGATGTTTTTGGCTACTTCATTTTCAATACTTGCACTCGCAGGGTTTCGAATAGTGAGAGTAAAACGTGTCTCATTACTTAAGTTGATTAGAAGTAATGTCACACCAACCTGTAGAATGAAATTGATAAGAACTAGAAATATGCTAAAAACCTACCATATCAGAATACATCCTTCATGTGCCTTATAGAATGTTAAGTCATATACTATAAAGCTCAGGTCCTAGCAGATTCCACTTAAAAAGAAtttctagtatatatatatataagagtgACAGAGTCACACACCTCTacacaaattttccaaaatttatcaccAACAATGTTGTATATAACAAGCCGTCAAAGACAAGGAATCAAATATTTTACTAGGTGGATGGGCTaaaattcaatttgttaaaaactTTCGAGTCTATAACTTCATGTGACATATTCTTGACTCTAATGGTTAAATTTGAATATCAGGTGTAAGTGTGCTAAGCTTGATATGATGTtatattatgtttgattttatggtagttggaatgctaataaaaACATCATATATAGAAAAGCAAACCAGATAGTAATGTGATTCAATAGCTATCCAAGTTGAACTAAAACTAGGGAACTTACCCTGTCTTTTGAACAATGGGCATATGCGCGTAAAAAGGGAGAAGAAACATCACTTGAAACTGCAAGAACCTTCTTTCCCATTAATCGATGCCACAAAAGTGCACTGTTTAGGAAGAAAACCAGAAACCAGGTTTAGATATGCTCAAACATGATAGCACAAAACTTCAAGTgaccttgaagaaaaaataaaaggtattcctttttttttttctttttacaattaTCTATTTGTACTTGCCTGTAGTAGTCAGGATTGGGAGTGAGGGTGGTGGTATTAAGAAGTCCATAGTTCCCTCCAATTAGGGTCTGCCTACAATAGACTTTAGTGTTGTAGCTGGATGCTATTCCAAGTTGATCTAAGTACCTAAgtcatttcaatttcaaaacttacaaaGAATCACATCACTGGTAATTGTTTTTGCTAAATGTAACAACATAATCTGTGCTTCAGCTATGAAGAAGAGGAACAGAAAATGATGGAAGGAAATCACTTACCAAAAGCTGTTAAGAAAAGTATTAGATACATGATTGCCACCACTGTTGTATGCCCCACCAGCTTCTCCTACCCATGCAGAAGCCCAAGGACCATATGTTTGAATGGTTTCAGAAAGATTGCCAAAAATTGATTTCACTCTGCTTAAGCGTTCAGGATCTAGAATCTTCCTTTCAAGATGCTCGTCACTACCTGAAAGAGATATCAACTCAGAAATTGATCATGAATGACAAAGAACAGTATTTTTCCAACACGTAAACAAAGTGTATCATCTTTTGTACCACACAAGCTAGTAAggttaaatattgaaataaatatatcaattgccAGGGCATGTCTCTAGCatttatgagaaaaataaattaaacagaAATACTGAGTGTATTGAAGTATATGAGCAGGTAGTTCTACATAGGAAAATTTCATGTTACCATTCGTTATTAGCATAATAATCTTTGGGTAGCTGTGAAGACAATCAAGCAGATGAGGGGCAGCTAAGACGTGTCTCTATGTAAATTAGCAAATCCAACCTTCGCATATTAGCTATCTGGATAATGAGTTTTGTCAAAAGAGGTCGATCATACTCTATTTTAGTAAACTCTTGCAATTATTTGGTTTTTCAAAAGTGCAGCACTTTCcttttaaataatgtaatatatatgataatagACCTCAAGCTTGCCTGAACAAGATTCTCCGTTAAGCACTtcaaggagagaaaaataagaacaaatGTAATAAGGTTCTCCGTAAGCTAAAATGAGCTTATATATTATAAGCTAATGTTAGCTCGTGgacaaactaattttaatttttttattcttttaaaagtgTTTATGGAAAAGTTTGTCCAAGCACATCCACCAATCTATGTTGTCATGGAAGAGAAGCAATGAACATGACTTGTTGCCTCAACTGATAGTAACTCAAGCAAGTGTTTTTGTTagaaattaacattattttcaaagaacaatgaaaagaaaaacttctTTATTTCACCAAACATACCAAAAATGTTAGCAAGAAACACTGTCCTTTCCACTAGATCATTTCAATTACAAGTCTCTCAAATCTCAAAAACACTCCTCTTTTCTCTCTAAGCTTTCTATTAAAGGGCTGCTTTACGCTAACTACcttataattgtatttttagtttttcttttaaacctCCCATAATAAACCTACAATCATGTCTAGTTATCAACTTGCTGTGCTTGTACTCGCCAAACAATACCACCCTCAGAAATAACTTCTTTAAGGTTAGAATCAAGAAATCTATTTGGTATAGTATTCCAACGTGGATTCCTTAAATGTTTTTCCCTTCCATTGCACTGACACTTGTACTGGTTCATCATTTTTTACCGATCGTTCGATGCCTAAAATGTAAGCCGGAATTAACACATATGTCCTTGAAATTCTAATGGAAGCGCAGCTTCCACTCAATGATCCCCTATTTCCTTTTTGAGCTGAGATACAAGGAACATAAGATGCATTTGAGCTTGATGCAGGAATTGTAATTTAAAAGACTGATTGCTTAAGAACCAAATATG
Encoded here:
- the LOC114195991 gene encoding heparanase-like protein 1, with translation MRFHLALFLLLASVQANLSQEIEHGSLLVDGAQIKAETGDNFICATIDWWPHDKCDYNHCPWGYSSVVNLDLSRPFLAKAIQALKPLRIRLGGSLQDQVIYDVGSLQSPCHPLQKIEGGLFGFSKGCLHMTRWDELNQFFNETGAIVTFGLNALHGKHQISHNVWEGTWDPTNAYDFIKYTVSKGYKIDSWELGNELSGKGIGASVGVAQYGKDLIKLKQILGTLYENAKFKPSLVAPGGFYERQWYDKLLQVSGSGIINVLTHHLYNLGPGSDEHLERKILDPERLSRVKSIFGNLSETIQTYGPWASAWVGEAGGAYNSGGNHVSNTFLNSFWYLDQLGIASSYNTKVYCRQTLIGGNYGLLNTTTLTPNPDYYSALLWHRLMGKKVLAVSSDVSSPFLRAYAHCSKDRVGVTLLLINLSNETRFTLTIRNPASASIENEVAKNIHKENSFFDKLKKTFSWVGTKGSEVTFREEYHLTPKDGYLKSQTMVLNGIPLELTDEGDLPRLDPVSSNVRSPIYITPLSIAFIVYPNFDAPACATQRKH